Genomic DNA from Comamonas resistens:
GGCTCCAGCTCACGCTCCTGCAGCGCCTGTGTGTAGGATTGGCCCACAACCAGGCGCAGACGAGCAAACAAGGCCACCACGTTAATCGCAAAGGCAACGCAGAACGGGAAGCGCCAGCCCCAGCTGAGAAAGTCGTCGGCACTCAGGCTCGAATACAGATAAGCGAACAGCGCTGCGGCAATGATGAAGCCCAGCGGAGCCCCCAACTGCCCGATCATCGAATACCAGCCGCGCTTGTCCTTGGGCGCCGACATGGCCAGCAGCGAAGGCAGACCGTCCCAGGTGCCGCCAAGAGCCAGGCCCTGCCCGACGCGCAGGATCACCAGCGCCCAGACCGCTTTCATGCCGGCGACTTCATAGCTGGGCAAGAAGGTCATGCCCACGGTGCAGACGCCCAGCAGCAACAAGGCCAGAGTGAGCTTGGTGGCTCGCCCCCAGCGGCGCTGCACAGCCATGGATAGCGCCGTACCGACAGGACGGGCCACAAAGGCCAGCGAGAAAATGGTAAACGCCGCCAGCGTGCCATCGAGCTTGGACAGATCGGGAAACAGCAGTGATGGAAACACCAGCACGCAAGCAATGCCGAACACAAAGAAGTCAAAGTACTCGGACGAGCGTCCGATGATCACGCCAACCGCAATCTCACCGGGTGTGACATCCTCATCGGTATCCGCATAGGCCAGCGTTTCCGAGTTGTCATAGTCTTGCTGAGTAAGACCAATGGATGGATTCATGCTACTCATATAGATACAGCTCCTTGTCTTACTTGTCTTGTCTCACGGACACTTCCGTTCTACGCCCAAGCATGTGCAGCTGCAATAGAGTTTTTGCCCTCGGTGCTGTCGGCAACCGCCTGACCTGATGGCTCTCATGGGGTGACTTTTGACATTTACAAGAGCTTTCTCACCCCTCAATGCGCAGACCTCTGACAACGCTAAGCCCTTGTCGCGTAGCGGATTTTGAGAACTGAAGTCTTGACCTTGGACAAAATGTCCAATGGACAAACGCCTATCCCGTATTACATTTGCCGAGATCCAGTAATCCGCGTTTACACCTAAGCGCGACTTTGTCACGCCCAAAGCATGTTAAAAATCAAGGAAATCCGTGGGCCCGCGTGGCTCTCAGCGGCCGCTTTGACCGCAACCCTCGCCGGTTGCAGCAAGGCCGTCGTCCTCAACCCAGCTGGCGATGTCGCCAAGCAGCAAGGCGATCTGGTCATTACGGCCACTTTGCTGATGCTGCTCATCATCGTTCCCGTCATCTTTTTGACGCTGCTGTTTGCCTGGAAATACCGCCAGTCCAACACAGAGGCCAAGTACGACCCCGAATGGCACCACTCCACAGCGCTGGAACTGGTGATCTGGACGGTTCCTCTGCTCATCATCATCGCTTTGGGCGCCATTACCTGGATCAGCACCCACAAGCTCGACCCCTATCGTCCCCTGGACCGTATCTCCGCCACCAAGGCTCTGGACCCCAACGTCAAGCCTCTGGAGATTCAGGTCGTGTCGCTGGACTGGAAGTGGCTGTTCTTCTACCCCGAGCAAGGCATTGCCACCGTCAACGAAGTGGCCGCCCCGGTGGATCGCCCCATTCACTTCAAGCTGACCTCCACCCACACCATGAACGCGTTCTACGTTCCTGATCTGGCCGGCATGATCTACACCATGCCCGGCATGCAGACCGAACTGAACGCCGTGATCAACAAGGCCGGTGTCTATGGCGGCAAGTCTTCGCACTACAGCGGCGCAGGCTTTGCCGGCATGACCTTCAAGTTCCACGGTCTGGAAAACGAGCAGTTCGATCAGTGGATTGCCAAGGCCAAGACCGAAGGCAAGGCCCTGACACGCGATGCCTACCTTGACCTGGCCAAGCCCAGCGAGCGCAACCCCGTTGAACGCTTCGCCAGCGTGGACGAAGGCCTGTACAACAAGGTCCTCAACCGCTGCGTGGAAGACGGCAAGATGTGCATGAGCGAGATGATGGCCATCGACGCCGCCGGCGGCAAAGCCCATCACAAGACCTCCAGCGTGACCCTGCCCCTGGACGTCTGCACATCCAAAGACGCTGACCGCGTTGTAGCCCTGCTCGACGAAGTCGCCTCCTCCGGAGCTGTCGCACAGCAATAAGTAGCTCACGGTGCGGATGCGCTCACCGCTCAGCCGCTCCAATACGACAAAAGAGACTCAACATGTCTGAAACAACAACCCCGGCCGCCCACTGGCTGTTGGGCCGTATCACATGGGACCAGATTCCCATGACGCATGAGCCCATCGTGCTCATGACCTTTATTGCCGTGGTGCTTGGCGGCCTCGTCGTGGTCGGCGGCATCACCAAGTTCCGCCTCTGGGCTCCGCTGTGGAACGACTGGATCACCTCCATCGACCACAAGAAGATCGGCATCATGTACATGATCCTCGGTCTGGTCATGTTCCTGCGCGGCTTTGCCGATGCCGTGATGATGCGTCTGCAGCAGTCCATGGCCTTCGGCGACAACATGGGCTATCTGCCTCCTCACCACTACGACCAGATCTTCACGGCCCACGGCGTGATCATGATCTTCTTCGTGGCGATGCCCTTCGTGACCGGCCTGATGAACTATCTGGTTCCTCTGCAGATCGGCGCACGTGACGTGTCCTTCCCGTTCCTGAACAACTTCAGCTTCTGGATGACCACAGGCGGCGCCGTGCTGGTGATGATCTCCCTGTTCCTGGGTGAGTTCTCCACCTCCGGCTGGCTGGCTCTGTCCAATCTGGGGCACCAGAGCGGCAGCACGGGTCTTGATTACTACATCTGGGGCTTGCAGGTCGCCGGTGTCGGCACGACCTTGTCAGGTATCAACCTGATCGTGACCATCATCAAGATGCGCGCCCCCGGCATGAACCTGATGAAGATGCCCGTCTTCACCTGGACTGCCCTGTGCACCAACGCCCTGATCGTGGCGTCCTTTCCCGTGCTGACCGCAGCCCTGGTGCTGATGTCGCTGGACCGCTACGTCGGCACCAACTTCTTCACGAACGAGCTGGGCGGCAACCCCATGCTGTACGTGAACCTGATCTGGATCTGGGGCCACCCCGAGGTTTACATCCTGATCCTGCCCTGCTTCGGCGTGTACTCCGAAATCGTGGCTACGTTCAGCCGCAAGCGCCTGTTCGGCTACACCTCGATGGTTTACGCCACCGTGTGTATCACCATCCTGTCCTACCTGGTGTGGCTGCACCACTTCTTCACCATGGGCTCGGGTGCCAGCGTGAATACCTTCTTCGGTATCACCACGATGATCATCTCCATCCCCACGGGCGCGAAGATCTTCAACTGGCTGTTCACCATGTACCGCGGCCGCATCCGCTTCACAGTCCCCATGCTGTGGACCATCGGCTTCATGGTCACCTTCGCCATCGGCGGCATGACCGGCGTGCTGCTGGCCGTGCCCCCTGCAGACTTCGTGCTGCACAACTCGCTGTTCCTGATCGCCCACTTCCACAACGTGATCATCGGCGGCGTGGTGTTTGCCGTGTTTGCCGCCATCAACTACTGGTTCCCCAAGGCTTTCGGCTTCAAGCTCAACGAGTTCTGGGGCAAGGCTTCGTTCTGGTTCTGGCTGGTCGGTTTCTGGGTTGCCTTCACTCCCCTGTACATCCTGGGCCTGATGGGCGTGACTCGTCGTGCCAACCACTTTGACGATCCTTCGCTGCAGATCTGGTTCATCATCGCCGCCTGCGGTGCTGCCCTGATCGCTGCCGGTATCGGCTGCTTCTTCATCCAGCTGGCCGTGTCCATCTGGAAGCGCAAGGAACTGCGTGACGTGACCGGCGACCCATGGGAAGGCCGTACCCTGGAGTGGGCCACTTCCTCGCCTCCTCCCCAGTACAACTTTGCCTTCACCCCCGTGGTGCATGACATCGACGCCTGGACCGACATGAAGAAGCACGGCTATCAGCGCAAGCTGTCCGGTTTCGAGCCCATCCACATGCCTGCCAACACTGGCGCCGGCGTGGTGATTGCCGGCCTGTCCACCGTTCTGGGCTTTGCTCTGATCTGGCACATGTGGCCTCTGGCGATCGCTTCGTTCGCTGCGACCATCCTGGCCTCGATCATTCATACCTTCAACTACAAGCGTGACTACTACATCCCTGCGGCCGAAGTGGCCACAACGGAAGAAGCACGTACCAAGCAGCTTGCAGCAGCCCATGTCTAATACACATATCAACGCTGGCGGCTCAGCCGCCCTGGCTCCACGCGAGTACCACCTCGCGCATGAGCCCCATCCGGAAAACGGCACCTCGCTGGGCTTCTGGCTCTACCTGATGAGCGACTGCCTGATCTTTGCCGCACTGTTCGCCACCTACGGCGTGCTGGGCCGCAACTATGCGGCAGGCCCCTCGGGCAAGGATCTGTTCGATCTGTCGCTGGTGGCTGTCAACACGGCCTTCCTGTTGACCTCGTCCATCACCTTCGGCTTTGCCATGCTGCAAAAGCAGAAGAAGAACGTCAACGGCACCCTGCTGTGGCTGGCTGTCACCGGTCTGCTGGGCGCGGCCTTCCTGGCCGTGGAACTCTATGAGTTCCATCACCTGATCGAACACGGCGCAACGCCCCAGAGCAGCGCCTTCCTGTCGTCCTTCTTCACACTGGTCGGTACCCACGGTATCCACGTAACCTTCGGCCTGATCTGGCTGATCACCCTGATGATCCAGATCAAGAAGCACGGCCTGATCAACGAGAACGTGCGCCGTATCAACTGCCTGTCCATGTTCTGGCACTTCTTGGACGTGGTCTGGATCGGCGTGTTCACCTTTGTGTATCTGATGGGGGTGCTGTAAATGAGCGCACACGATATCCACGCCGGTCACGACGATCATCACGATCACGACGATCTGCACGTCACCATGGGTGACTATGTGAAGGGCTTCATTCTGGCGGTCATCCTGACTGCCATCCCCTTCTACCTGGTCATGAACAACGTCATCACCGACCGCAGCACGGCTGTGGCCGTGCTGGGCCTGTTCGCGGTGGTTCAGGTGCTGGTGCACATGGTGTACTTCCTGCACATGAACGGCAAGATCCAGGGTGGCTGGACCATGCTGTCCACCATCTTCACGGTGATCTTCCTGGCGATTGCGATTGCCGGCACCTTGTGGGTCATGTTCCACATGAACACCAATATGATGCCCGGCCATGAAATGCACCAGGCTGCAGGCCATGCCGATCATGCCGGCCACACGGCTCCAGCCGCCGTCACACCTTGACTGACGACATGAAGAACCAGAGCGCTGCGCAGCAGCGCTCTCCCTTCGCCAAGGCGATGCTCGCGTTTGTGGGCATCGCCTTGTTTTTAGGGTTCATGGCACTGGGCACCTGGCAGGTGCAACGCCGCGCCTGGAAACTCGATCTGATCGAGCGCGTGGACCAGCGTGTGCATGCCGCTCCCGTAGCCGCGCCGAACTCCGCGCAATGGCCGCATATCAATGCAGCCAGCTACGAATACCTGCCCGTCACCGCGCAAGGCATCTGGCTGGACAAGCAAACGGTGCTGAGCAAGGCCTTGACCGAAGCCGGTGCCGGTTTCTGGGTCATGACCCCGTTGCAGCAGCCCGATGGCTCGCAGATTCTGGTCAACCGCGGCTTCACGCCCGAGAAGATGCGCGCCGAGTGGCTCAAGCAGATTGCAGAGGCTGGCCCATCGGGTGAAACCGTCACGGTCATCGGCCTGATGCGCATGAGCGAACCCGGCGGAGGCTTTTTGCGCAAGAACGACGGCAGCACCGGCCAATGGTTTTCACGCGATGTGACAGCCATGACCGAGTCCATGGGTTTGAAGCATCCCGCCCCCTACTTCATTGACCAGGGCGTGCCGGCAGGCAATCCTGCCTACACCCCGCCAGACGCGAATGCCGATGTTCTGCGCCCCGGAATGACGGTCATCCAGTTCTCCAACAGCCATCTGGTCTATGCTCTTACCTGGTACGGGCTGGCAGCGATGGTTGTAGGCGCCGCATGGCTGGTACGCAGACACCACAGAGCCGTGGCACCAGGCTGAAGCCATACACAACCGCCCCAAGCGCCCATCAAGGGCGCTTTTTCATGCCTGCAGTAAAGCCCACTGCGTGCAGTTGCTGTCCCGGCAGGCCTCCTATTGCCTTGGGATGGCCCGGCGGCAATAAATGCCAGCTCGCTCACATACACCAGAACGGCATAGCCCCAAGTCCTGCGGCAGTTGCCAGCTCAAGGACAATGGCGCGGTGAGCAAAAATTCCGATTCCCTATTCCGCGTACAGCGCCTGACCGAGCGGCAGAACATGCAGCTGCTGATTCAGCTGCGCTGGATCGCTGTCGTGGGTCAGGTCATCACGATCTCGCTGGTGCACTATGGTTTTCATATCACCCTGCCCTTGCTGCCCATGGCTTTGGTGCTGGTGGCGCTGGTAGCCACCAATCTTGCCTATATCTACTGGAGCCAGGGCCTGCACCGGGCCGTGACCTCGCGCAGCGTCTTCTACGCCTTGCTGGCCGATGTGCTGGCCCTAACCATACAGCTGTATCTGAGCGGCGGCGCCAGCAACCCCTTTATCTATCTGTATCTGCTGCAAGGCATTCTCAGCGCCGTGCTGCTCAGGCCCCACTACACCTGGTGCGTGGTGGCCGCTTCGTTCGTCGGCGTAATCGGCCTGACCCTGTTTCACCAGCCGCTGCATGTGCAGTTCGAAAGTCAGGAAGGCCTGCCCAGCCTCTATGTAGTGGGCGTGCTGATCAGCTTCGGCCTGACCAGCATTCTGACCATCGTCTTCCTGACCCGCATCGTGGACAATCTGCGCCGCCGCGACACCCGCATCTCCGACATGCGCCAGAGGGCCAGCGAAGAAGAGCACATCGTGCGCCTGGGCCTGCTGGCCACGGGCGCCGCCCATGAGCTGGGGACGCCCATGGCCACCATGTCGGTGATTCTGGGCGACTGGCAGCACATGCCGGCCCTCATGCAGGACGAAGACCTGCGCGAAGACCTGCAGGAGATGCAGCGCCAGTTGCTGCGTTGCAAGTCCATCGTCTCGGGCGTGCTGCTGTCGGCCGGCGAGACGCGCGCCGAGGGCACGGAGAGCACCACGTTCGTGAGCTTTGTGCAGGGCATAGTCAGCCACTGGCAAAGCCATAACAGCCTCGCTCACTTCGCGCTCCACGACCGGGGCGTGGCGGACTTCGCCATGCTCTCAGATACTGCGTTGCAGCAAATGATTTGTAATTTGCTGGACAATGCGCTCGAAGCTTCTCCAGGCTGGGTGGAACTGAGCATGGACAGCGACGGCCAGCAAGTGCTGCTGCAAGTGCGCGACCATGGCCCCGGCTTTGATGCAGCCGTGCTGCAGCAGCTGGGACAATGTCATGTCTCCACCAAGCAGGAGCGGCCTGGCCGTGGCCTGGGGCTGTTTCTTGTCATGAATGTGGCGCGTGCACTGGGCGGTCGCGTTCAGGCCCGCAACCTTCCCGCCAACGAAGGCGGCGGAGCCCTGGTGGAAGTGCGGCTGCCCCAGTCTGCCATGGCGATTTGAAGCGTTTGTTTGCATGCAAGAAGACCGATTACTGCTGCTGGTCGAGGACGATGCAGCTTTTGCCCGAACCCTCAAGCGTTCCTTTGAGCGCCGGGGCTACCGCGTGCTGCATGCCGTCAGCGGCGAAGACGTGCACTCTCTGCTGCTGCACCATCAACCCCAGTACGCAGTGATGGACCTCAAGCTGGCGGGCAATGCCTCGGGCCTGAACTGCGTGCAGATGCTGCACCAGCACAACCCCGAAGCCCTGATCGTCGTGCTCACCGGCTATGCCAGCATTGCCACGGCCGTCGAGGCCGTCAAACTGGGCGCCTGCCACTACCTGGCCAAGCCTTCCAACACCGACGATATCGAGGCCGCCTTCGGGCGCATCGAAGGCCGCACCGATGTGGAAGTCAGCAACCAGACCACCTCCATCAAGACGCTGGAGTGGGAACATATCCACGAGACCCTGGCCGAGACCGGTTTCAATATCTCCGAGGCCGCACGTCGCCTGGGCATGCACCGCCGCACACTGGCACGCAAGCTGGAAAAGCGTCAGGTCAAATAAGCGGCTTAAGCGAGCATTTTTTGATAGCTGACAACGCCTGATCTGCATGACTTTCAGGCACGATTCCATCTGAAACATAGATACAACCAGCGCCAGCCGCTCTTCCAACAAGAGCAGGCATGAAAAAAGCCGACAGCTTCAAGACTGTCGGCTTTGGCTTTTTTGCGCAGCGGCTTATTCGGCAACCACGTTTTCGGGCTCGGGCTTGGGCTGATCCTTGGGCAGCTCGGTGATCTCAAGCTTGACATCACCCTTGCCGTCATTCGCAGCTTCGTCCCACTCCACTTCCAGCCGGCCGCCATTGACCAGACGCCCGAACAGCAGTTCATCGGCCAGCGAGCGGCGGATCGTGTCTTGGATCAGGCGCTGCATGGGGCGTGCACCCATGAGCGGATCAAAGCCCTTCTTGGCCAGATGCTTGCGCAGACCGTCGGTAAAGGTGACATCCACCTTCTTCTCGGCCAGCTGCTGCTCCAACTGCAGCAGGAACTTGTCGACCACGCGCAGGATGATCTGCTCATCGAGCGGCTTGAAGCTGACGATGGCATCCAGACGGTTGCGGAACTCGGGCGTGAACAGGCGCTTGATATCGCCCATTTCGTCACCGGCTTCACGGGGATTCGTGAAACCGATGGTCGCCTTGTTCATGGTCTCGGCGCCCGCATTGGTGGTCATGATGATGATCACGTTGCGGAAGTCGGCCTTGCGCCCGTTGTTGTCGGTCAGCGTACCGTGGTCCATGACCTGCAGCAGCACGTTGAAGATGTCCGGATGCGCCTTCTCGATTTCATCGAGCAGCAGCACCGAATGCGGCTTCTTGGTGACGGCCTCGGTCAGCAGACCGCCCTGGTCAAAGCCCACATAGCCGGGAGGCGCACCAATCAGGCGCGACACCGCATGACGCTCCATGTACTCGGACATGTCGAAGCGGATCAGGTCCACACCCAGAATGTAGGCCAGCTGCTTGGCGGCTTCCGTCTTGCCCACCCCCGTGGGGCCGGAGAACAGGAAGGAGCCAATCGGCTTGTCCGGCTTGCCCAGACCCGAACGCGACATCTTCACGGCGGACGACAGCACCTCCAGCGCCTTGTCCTGGCCGAACACCACGCTCTTCAAGTCACGCTCCAGCGTCTGCAGCTTGCTGCGGTCGTCGTTGCTGACATTGGCCGGCGGAATGCGGGCGATTTTTGCAACGATGGCCTCGATCTCGGCCTTGCCGATGGTTTCCTTGCGCTTGCCTTCGGGGGCAATGCGCTGGGCGGCACCAGCCTCGTCGATCACGTCAATCGCCTTGTCAGGCAGGTGACGGTCGTTGATGTACTTGGCCGACAGCTCAGCCGCAGCCTGCAAAGCCTCCTGCTCATACTTGATGGCATGGTGCTCTTCAAAGCGCGACTTCAGGCCCTTGAGGATGTCCACGGTTTCTGCCACGGTAGGCTCGACCACATCCACCTTCTGGAAACGGCGCGACAGGGCCGCGTCTTTTTCGAAGATGCCACGGTATTCCGTGAAGGTGGTCGCGCCTATGCAGCGCAGCTGGCCGCTGGACAGCGCGGGCTTGAGCAGGTTGGACGCATCGAGCGTGCCGCCCGAGGCTGCACCGGCACCAATCAGCGTGTGGATTTCGTCGATGAACAAAATCGCGTGCGGCTTGTCCTTGAGCGACTTGAGGACGCCCTTGAGGCGCTGCTCGAAATCGCCACGGTACTTGGTGCCAGCCAGCAACGCACCCATGTCCAGCGAGTAGACCACGCCATCCTTGAGCACCTCGGGCACCGTGCCTTCGGTGATGCGCCAAGCCAAGCCCTCGGCAATCGCCGTCTTGCCCACGCCGGCCTCACCCACCAACAGCGGGTTGTTCTTGCGGCGGCGGCAGAGGATCTGGATCGTGCGCTCAACCTCGTATTCGCGCCCGATCAGCGGATCGATCTTGCCGTCCTTGGCAGCCTGGTTCAGGTTCAGGGTGAACTGCTCCAGCGGCGACGCCTTTTCATTGCCGCGTTCGCCACCGGCCCCCTCCTCGGACTCGGCGGGATTCTCGGCCTTGGCAGGCTCCGGGGGTTCACCCTTTTTGATGCCATGGGCGATGAAATTGACCACATCCAGACGCGTCACGCCCTGCTGGTGCAGGTAATACACGGCATGTGAATCCTTTTCACCGAAGATGGCCACGAGCACATTGGCGCCCGTCACCTCCTTCTTGCCACTGCCTGTGGACTGCACATGCATGATGGCGCGCTGGATCACACGCTGGAATCCCAGCGTGGGCTGCGTATCCACCTCTTCGGTGCCATCCACCTGCGGCGTGTTGTCCTTGATGAAGTTGGACAGCGATGCACGCAGATCGTCGATATTGGCCGCGCATGCGCGCAGCACTTCGGCTGCACTGGGATTGTCCAGCAGGGCGAGCAGCAGATGTTCCACGGTGATGAACTCGTGGCGCTGCTGACGGGCCTCGACAAAAGCCATGTGCAAGCTGACTTCCAGTTCTTGAGCGATCATGTGCGACTCCTTTCGGCTTGCTTGGTAATACTCACTGCTAACTAATCTTGGGGCGACTGCCGCTTATTCAACAGGCTCGAATGTCGCCTGCAACGGATGACCGGCTTTCTGGGCCGCCTGCAGCACCTGCTCTACCTTGGTGGCAGCCACGTCCTGCGAATAAACGCCGCAGACACCACGGCCATCGAGATGGATCTTGAGCATGATCTGGGTCGCGGATTCCCGGTCCTTGCCGAAGAATTCCTGCAACACCACGATGACGAACTCCATGGGCGTGAAGTCGTCGTTGAGCATGACGACCTGATACATGCGCGGCGGCTGCAAGCGCTGCCGGCGACGCTCCAGCACCAGGGAGCCACCATCGTCAGGCGTGTTTCTGACCGCTGGTGAGACCGGGGGGATTGACGGAAGTTGGGTTGCCATGAAATCCATTCTAGCGAGCCATAGCGCTGTTTTTGCGCTGGCATATGCAGAGCATTGTTAGGGATTTCAAGGTCGCTTGTGCGGAATCAAGGACTTAGACCAAAAACCACGGTCAAACCCTTATGAACAAAGCGCCTACCGCTATGAAATTAAGTAGCAAGAGCTTTGTGGATTTGCGCAGCATTGCCCGGCGTTGCAGATGAGGGCCGCCAATTGCCGATACCTGCGAACGCCAGGGAACTTTCCAGGCCGGCTAACGACCACAGATCAATCGTAAACAACCTTGACCTGGCCCGTGCCCACCGAGCCATACCAGGCAGCCAGAGCTGCATCACTGGGGTAGAAGCGACTGCTCTCGCCCAGCGCCAGCTCGCAACTGGCCGAGCCGCGCTCATCGCGGCATATCAGATCCAGGCGCACCTTCACGCCATGGTGGATATTGCCGTTTTCGGTCTCTTCGACCTTGGCCGGGAACTGGCACAGCAGCGCCGGCACATCGGGCATGTGCTCGCCGACACTGACCTGCAGATAGCGGGCAAAACGGCAGCGTGCATCGGCCAGGCTCCACATCTGCTGCACCTTCATGCGCAGGCCACCGCTGAAACGGTCGAGCTGCAGGCGGCCCGAAACCACGACAAACTCGTCCTCCTTGAGCACTTCGGCGCAGGCGGCCATGGCTTTTTCGTCAATCGAGGCTTCAATCGTGGCCGATTTGTCGTCCAGCGCAAAAATGCTGAGCTTGCCACGTTGCCCGTTGATGGTGCGCAGGCCGCTGATGATGCCGGCCATGACCTGGGGTTCGCGGCTGTCGCGCATCTCGGCTATGGGTGTGCGCACAAAGCGACGCACCTCCGCCTCGACCTCATCGAACAGATGGCCGGTCAGGTAAAAACCGATGGCTGTTTTTTCCAGCATCAGCTTTTCCTTCACCCCCCAGGGCAGCACGTCGGCCATGGGCGGCTCTGCCGTGCTGGAACCCAGCGCGTCGTCGCCCATCATGTCGAACAGCCCCCCCTGATCCGCATTGGCAATCGAGGTGGCGGCAAAGCCGAAGGCCGTATCCAGCGTGGCCAGCAACGAGGCGCGGTTCATGTCGATGCTGTCGAAGGCACCGCCCTTGATCAGCGCCTCTACCGTGCGCTTGTTAAGCTTGCTGCGGTCCACGCGCAGGCAGAAGTCGAACAGGCTCTTGAACGGACCTGTTTCATGACCGTTGGGGCCC
This window encodes:
- the clpA gene encoding ATP-dependent Clp protease ATP-binding subunit ClpA — protein: MIAQELEVSLHMAFVEARQQRHEFITVEHLLLALLDNPSAAEVLRACAANIDDLRASLSNFIKDNTPQVDGTEEVDTQPTLGFQRVIQRAIMHVQSTGSGKKEVTGANVLVAIFGEKDSHAVYYLHQQGVTRLDVVNFIAHGIKKGEPPEPAKAENPAESEEGAGGERGNEKASPLEQFTLNLNQAAKDGKIDPLIGREYEVERTIQILCRRRKNNPLLVGEAGVGKTAIAEGLAWRITEGTVPEVLKDGVVYSLDMGALLAGTKYRGDFEQRLKGVLKSLKDKPHAILFIDEIHTLIGAGAASGGTLDASNLLKPALSSGQLRCIGATTFTEYRGIFEKDAALSRRFQKVDVVEPTVAETVDILKGLKSRFEEHHAIKYEQEALQAAAELSAKYINDRHLPDKAIDVIDEAGAAQRIAPEGKRKETIGKAEIEAIVAKIARIPPANVSNDDRSKLQTLERDLKSVVFGQDKALEVLSSAVKMSRSGLGKPDKPIGSFLFSGPTGVGKTEAAKQLAYILGVDLIRFDMSEYMERHAVSRLIGAPPGYVGFDQGGLLTEAVTKKPHSVLLLDEIEKAHPDIFNVLLQVMDHGTLTDNNGRKADFRNVIIIMTTNAGAETMNKATIGFTNPREAGDEMGDIKRLFTPEFRNRLDAIVSFKPLDEQIILRVVDKFLLQLEQQLAEKKVDVTFTDGLRKHLAKKGFDPLMGARPMQRLIQDTIRRSLADELLFGRLVNGGRLEVEWDEAANDGKGDVKLEITELPKDQPKPEPENVVAE
- the clpS gene encoding ATP-dependent Clp protease adapter ClpS yields the protein MATQLPSIPPVSPAVRNTPDDGGSLVLERRRQRLQPPRMYQVVMLNDDFTPMEFVIVVLQEFFGKDRESATQIMLKIHLDGRGVCGVYSQDVAATKVEQVLQAAQKAGHPLQATFEPVE